One part of the Eulemur rufifrons isolate Redbay chromosome 16, OSU_ERuf_1, whole genome shotgun sequence genome encodes these proteins:
- the CDC42EP1 gene encoding cdc42 effector protein 1 has translation MPGPQGAGGAPTMSLGKLSPVGWVSSSQGKRRLTADMISPPLGDFRHTMHVGRGGDVFGDTSFLSNHGGSSRGTHRSPRSFLAKKLQLVRRVGASPRRMASPPTPSPAPPAISPIIKNAISLPQLNQAAYDSLLVGKLSFDGSPAGSVDGRSAYGLDSGFCTISRLSRPEKPRDGDRDSSFPPEPELRRSDSLLSFRLDLDLGPSLLSELLGVMSLSEAPATETSAPAANPPAPAANPSAPATNSPAPATSPPPRGRCPNGVTAGLGPVAEVRASPVGEGPRGAADLGSGHWGAGWGGSRHYTEVDARRELGRVLPQARASWESLDEEWAPQAGSRAPVPSTVQANTFEFADAEEDDEVKV, from the exons ATGCCTGGCCCCCAGGGGGCCGGAGGAGCCCCCACCATGAGCCTGGGCAAGCTCTCGCCCGTGGGCTGGGTGTCCAGTTCGCAGGGAAAGAGGCGGCTGACTGCAGACATGATCAGCCCCCCTCTGGGGGACTTCCGCCACACCATGCACGTAGGCCGTGGTGGGGACGTCTTTGGTGACACCTCCTTCCTCAGCAACCATGGTGGCAGCTCCAGGGGCACCCATCGCTCACCCCGCAGCTTCCTGGCCAAGAAGCTCCAGCTGGTGCGGAGGGTGGGGGCGTCACCCCGGCGGATGGCTTCTCCACCCACGCCTTCACCCGCTCCACCCGCCATCTCCCCCATCATCAAGAACGCCATCTCCCTGCCCCAGCTCAACCAGGCCGCCTACGACAGCCTCCTGGTGGGCAAGCTCAGCTTCGATGGCAGCCCTGCCGGCTCCGTGGACGGCCGCTCTGCTTATG GCCTGGACTCTGGGTTCTGCACCATCTCCCGCCTGTCCCGCCCGGAAAAGCCTCGTGATGGAGACCGGGACAGCTCCTTCCCGCCGGAGCCCGAGCTGCGCCGCTCTGACTCTCTCTTGTCCTTCCGCCTGGACCTTGACCTTGGGCCCTCTCTCCTCAGCGAGCTGCTAGGGGTCATGAGCCTCTCAGAAGCCCCAGCAACGGAGACCTCTGCCCCTGCCGCAAACCCCCCGGCTCCTGCTGCAAACCCTTCCGCCCCTGCCACaaactccccagcccctgccacaaGCCCCCCGCCTCGTGGACGCTGTCCCAATGGGGTGACTGCTGGGTTGGGCCCAGTGGCTGAGGTGAGGGCCAGCCCTGTGGGTGAGGGTCCCCGCGGAGCCGCTGACCTGGGGAGCGGGCACTGGGGAGCGGGCTGGGGGGGCAGCCGCCACTACACTGAGGTGGATGCTCGGCGCGAGCTGGGGAGAGTGCTGCCCCAGGCTCGGGCCTCCTGGGAGAGTCTGGATGAAGAGTGGGCgccccaggcaggcagcagggccCCCGTGCCCAGCACAGTACAAGCAAACACCTTCGAGTTTGCTGACGCTGAGGAGGATGACGAGGTCAAGGTGTGA
- the LGALS2 gene encoding galectin-2, whose translation MSEDFEIKNMDMKPGTTLKIKGRITDGTNGFAINLGQKSDKLNLHFNPRFSESTIVCNTRDGSSWGQEQRENHLCFSPGSEVKLTITFESDKFNVKLPDGHQVTFPNRLGHNHLSYLSVRGGFKVSSFKFD comes from the exons ATGTCG GAGGATTTTGAGATTAAGAACATGGACATGAAGCCGGGGACAACCCTGAAGATCAAGGGCAGGATTACCGACGGCACCAACGG CTTTGCGATTAATCTGGGCCAGAAGTCTGATAAGCTGAACCTGCATTTCAACCCTCGCTTCAGTGAATCCACCATTGTCTGCAACACAAGAGATGGCAGCAGCTGGGGACAAGAGCAACGGGAAAATCACCTGTGCTTCAGCCCAGGGTCAGAGGTCAAG TTAACCATAACCTTTGAGAGTGACAAATTCAACGTGAAGCTGCCAGATGGGCACCAGGTGACCTTTCCCAACAGGCTGGGCCATAACCACCTAAGCTACCTGAGTGTGAGGGGCGGGTTCAAGGTCTCCTCCTTCAAGTTTGACTGA